GCGTACCTTTTGTATAATGGGTCAGCGACTTATATTCAGTGGCAAGGTTAACCGTTTAGGGGAGCCGTAGGGAAACCGAGTCTTAACTGGGCGTTCAGTCTCTGGATATAGACCCGAAACCAGGTGATCTAGCCATGGGCAGGTTGAAGATTGAGTAACATCAATTGGAGGACCGAACCGACTAATGTTGAAAAATTAGCGGATGACTTGTGGCTAGGGGTGAAAGGCCAATCAAACCTGGAGATAGCTGGTTCTCCCCGAAATCTATTTAGGTAGAGCCTCGGACGAATACTACTGGGGGTAGAGCACTGTTAAGGCTAGGGGGTCATCCCGACTTACCAACCCTTTGCAAACTCCGAATACCAGTAAGTACTATCCGGGAGACACACGGCGGGTGCTAACGTCCGTCGTGGAGAGGGAAACAACCCAGACCGCCAGCTAAGGTCCCAAAGTTATAGTTAAGTGGGAAACGATGTGGGAAGGCTCAGACAGCCAGGATGTTGGCTTAGAAGCAGCCATCATTTAAAGAAAGCGTAATAGCTCACTGGTCGAGTCGGCCTGCGCGGAAGATGTAACGGGGCTAAACTATACACCGAAGCTGCGGCAATACAGTTTACTGTATTGGGTAGGGGAGCGTTCTGTAAGCGGTTGAAGGTGCGTTGTAAAGCGTGCTGGACGTATCAGAAGTGCGAATGCTGACATGAGTAACGATAAAGCGGGTGAAAAACCCGCTCGCCGGAAGACCAAGGGTTCCTGTCCAACGTTAATCGGGGCAGGGTAAGTCGACCCCTAAGGCGAGGCCGAAAGGCGTAGTCGATGGGAAACGGGTTAATATTCCCGTACTTCTTACAATTGCGATGGGGGGACGGAGAAGGCTAGGTGGGCTTGGCGACGGTCGTCCAAGTTCAAGTATGTAGGCTGTATTCTTAGGCAAATCCGGGAATACACTAGGCTGAGATACGATGTCGAGCTACTACGGTAGTGAAGCCATTGATGCCATGCTTCCAGGAAAAGCCTCTAAGCTTCAGATTGTAAGGAATCGTACCCCAAACCGACACAGGTGGTCGAGTAGAGAATACTAAGGCGCTTGAGAGAACTCGGGTGAAGGAACTAGGCAAAATGGTACCGTAACTTCGGGAGAAGGTACGCTCCTAGCGGTGATGAGACTTGCTCTCTAAGCTGCCGGGAGTCGCAGATACCAGGTGGCTGCAACTGTTTATTAAAAACATAGCACTGTGCTAAATCGTAAGATGACGTATACGGTGTGACGCCTGCCCGGTGCTTGAAGGTTAATTGATGGGGTTAGACTTCGGTCGAAGCTCTTGATCGAAGCCCAAGTAAACGGCGGCCGTAACTATAACGGTCCTAAGGTAGCGAAATTCCTTGTCGGGTAAGTTCCGACCTGCACGAATGGCGTAATGATGGCCACGCTGTCTCCACCCGAGACTCAGTGAAATTGAAATCGCTGTGAAGATGCAGTGTACCCGCGGCTAGACGGAAAGACCCCGTGAACCTTTACTACAGCTTGGCACTGAACATTGACCCTACATGTGTAGGATAGGTGGGAGCCTTTGAAGCAAGTACGCCAGTATTTGTGGAGGCAATCTTGAAATACCACCCTTGTATGCTTGATGTTCTAACGTTGGCCCCTTATCGGGGTTGCGGACAGTGCCTGGTGGGTAGTTTGACTGGGGCGGTCTCCTCCCAAAGAGTAACGGAGGAGCACGAAGGTGGGCTAATCACGGTTGGACATCGTGAGGTTAGTGCAATGGCATAAGCCCGCTTGACTGCGAGAATGACAATTCGAGCAGGTGCGAAAGCAGGTCATAGTGATCCGGTGGTTCTGAATGGAAGGGCCATCGCTCAACGGATAAAAGGTACTCCGGGGATAACAGGCTGATACCGCCCAAGAGTTCATATCGACGGCGGTGTTTGGCACCTCGATGTCGGCTCATCACATCCTGGGGCTGAAGTCGGTCCCAAGGGTATGGCTGTTCGCCATTTAAAGTGGTACGCGAGCTGGGTTTAGAACGTCGTGAGACAGTTCGGTCCCTATCTGCCGTGGGCGTTGGATGATTGAAGGGGGCTGCTCCTAGTACGAGAGGACCGGAGTGGACGAACCTCTGGTGTTCGGGTTGTCACGCCAGTGGCATTGCCCGGTAGCTAAGTTCGGAATCGATAAACGCTGAAAGCATCTAAGCGTGAAGCGAGCCCTGAGATGAGTCATCCCTGATACTTTAAGTATCCTAAAGGGTTGTTGGAGACTACGACGTAGATAGGTCAGGTGTGTAAGTGCTGCGAGGCATTGAGCTAACTGATACTAATTGCCCGTGAGGCTTAACCATACAACACCCAAGGGGTTTTGAACGGATTTGAAGTTGCAAGAAACAAATTGAATGTGATTAAGAACACAATATAGCTTTCCAGATACTCTTTATTAAATAAAGAGAAAGAATTTGCTTGGCGACCATAGCATTATGGACCCACCTGATCCCATGCCGAACTCAGAAGTGAAACGTAATAGCGCCGATGGTAGTGTGGGGTTTCCCCATGTGAGAGTAGGACATCGCCAGGCTTTAAATTATGAACACTTGTCAGCGACGACAAGTAGTCCACTGCGGAGTGGTAGTTCAGTTGGTTAGAATACCGGCCTGTCACGCCGGGGGTCGCGGGTTCGAGTCCCGTCCACTCCGCCACTTATTTAAAAAAGCCCTAATCGAAAGATTAGGGCTTTTTTACATCTGTAGAAACAGGAATGAGTGAAGTTGAACACTGCGAAGCGGTAGTTCAGTTGGTTAAGCTTTTTATTGGAGAGCTTAGCTGCCTGTCACGCCGGGGACGTGTTGCTTTCAAGGTTGATAGAAAGTCCCGTAAACGTAGCCACTTATTTGAAAAGGCCCTAATCGAAAGATTAGGGCTTTTTTACGTCTATAGAAACCGAATAAGTGAATGTAGACACTGGGAAGTGGTAGCTCAGTTGGTTAGGCTTTTTATTGGAGAGCTTAGCAGCTTGTTGTATTGGGAACTTTCTGAGAAGGTTTGTTAATTATTTGAGTTAAAAAAAAGAGGCGAACAAGCGCCTCTTCTATTAACTTCAATTTCTACATTTCTTTTTCAAGCTTCTTAGCTTTATCAATCATAGGAGTGATTGTTGACCCTTGTACTAAAATTGAAAAAACAACAACAGAGTAAGTCATTACAAGAATGATTTCTCTAACATCTATATTCTTTTCGGGGATAACCATAATTCCAGCAGGTATAGCTAGCGCCATTGCTAATGCTAAACCGCCTCTTAAGCCGCCCCAAGTTAAAATACGTACTGATAATGGGTTGTAAGTTCTAAATCGATTAAAGCCAATGTATGAGATAAATACACTTAAATAACGGCTTGTTAAAACTAAAGGAATAGAAATTGCCATTAATATCCAATCTTCTTGATGGAATTGGAATAAAAGCATAGACATACCAATTAATAGGAATAGTACGCCATTGAGGAATTCGTCGACAAGTTCCCAGAAGTGATCTAAATGATCTTCACTTTCTTTTGAAAACCCAATAAATCGAGTCCAGTTTCCTATCATAATACCAGAGACAACCATTGCTAGCGGACCTGAAACATGAAGTACTTCTGCTAGAGCATAACCAGCGGTTGGTATACCAATGGTTAATAGTAGCTCCATTGAATGGTCATTGGTTGAACTTATTAGATAATGGAAAACTAGCCCAAGAATAAATCCATAGGCGATCCCACCAATGGCTTCTTGGAAGAATAATGCAGTTACACTTCCTACTGTCGGTGTTTCATGACCGAAAGCAATGGTAAAGAGGGTTACAAAGATAACAAGGCCAAAGCCATCGTTGAATAATGATTCGCCTTCAATTTGAGTTGAGATTCGTTGCGGAGCATTCATCTTTTTAACGATAGCAAGAACGGCTATTGGGTCAGTTGGTGATATTAATGCACCAAATAGTAAGCAGTAAATAAGTTCTAAATTAACGCCGATAACATTACAAATTGCCCATAAAACAAAGCCGATAAAGAATGTTGAAAATAACGTAGCTCCCAAGGCAAGAACCGTTATTTCCCATTTCTGATCTTTTAAATTTTGTAATTTAATACCTAAACCACCAGCAAAAAGAAGAAAACCTAAAATACCTTTTAATAAAAAATCTTCAAAGTTAATGTCGGTTAATGTTTCTGTAGCAACTTCTCTAAGGTTAAACCAGTCATTTTGACCAGCAATGATGATGCCTAATGAAAGCATCATGGATCCGGCAGTAATTGCAATCGTTGTTTGCATTTTTCCTATTTTACTATTGAAAAATGCGATTAACATTGCAGCTGCTGCGAGAAAGCAGAGTGTGTTATATACGGACATTGCTTAACCTCTAGATTCTATTTAATGTAACAAAATGTGATTTATATCATTTTCCGCTCTATTTGATAAATATCAAATTTTATTTTCGTTTTGGTGAAATAAAAATGCTTTTAGACGTCTAGATTTCTATAAAATGTGTGATAGGATTGTAACAGAAACGTATTATGGATGAGGTTGTACCGTGGCAGGAAGCAATATAAAAGTACAAATAGAAAAGCAACTTTCAGAGCGAATTTTATTGATTGATGGTGGTATGGGCACCATGATTCAAGGTTATAAGTTTGAAGAGAAAGATTATAGAGGGGGACGCTTTAATCAATGGCATTGTGATCTTAAAGGTAACAATGATTTATTAGTTCTTTCACAACCACAAATTATAAGAGATATACACGAAGCCTATTTAGAAGCTGGTGCTGATATCCTTGAAACTAATACCTTTAATGCAACAACTATTGCTATGGCTGATTATGATATGGAAAGCCTTAGTGAAGAGATTAACTTTGAAGCAGCAAAGCTTGCTCGTGAAGTTGCAGATAAATGGACAGAAAAAACACCAAACAAACCTCGCTATGTAGCAGGAGTGCTTGGACCAACAAATCGAACTTGTTCTATTTCTCCAGACGTAAATGACCCTGGCTTTCGTAATGTATCGTTTGATGAATTAGTCGAAGCTTATTCAGAGTCAACTCGAGCACTTATTAGAGGTGGTTCAGATCTTATCCTCATCGAAACTATATTTGATACATTAAATGCTAAAGCGTGTTCTTTTGCTGTTGAATCTGTTTTTGAAGAGCTTGGTATTACTTTGCCTGTTATGATTTCAGGGACCATTACCGATGCATCAGGAAGAACATTATCGGGGCAAACAACAGAAGCTTTTTATAATGCATTAAGACATGTAAAACCTATTTCTTTTGGTCTTAACTGTGCACTTGGTCCTGATGAATTACGTGAATATGTAAGCGAGCTTTCACGTATTTCTGAATGTTATGTTTCTGCGCACCCAAACGCTGGTTTGCCTAATGCATTTGGTGAGTATGATTTATCTCCCGAAGATATGGCTGAGCATGTTGCGGAATGGGCAAGCAGCGGATTTTTAAATCTTATTGGTGGGTGTTGTGGCACCACTCCTGAACATATTCGTCAAATGGCTTTAGTTGTTGAAGGTGTGAAACCTCGACAATTACCTGAATTACCCGTAGCTTGTCGTCTTTCCGGATTAGAGCCTTTAACAATAGAAAAAGATTCTTTGTTTATTAATGTTGGTGAACGTACAAATGTTACTGGATCTGCACGTTTTAAACGCTTAATTAAAGAAGAGCTTTATGACGAAGCACTAAGTGTTGCTCAAGAGCAAGTTGAAAACGGTGCTCAAATTATCGATATCAACATGGATGAAGGCATGCTTGATGCTGAAGCATGTATGGTTCGTTTTTTAAATCTTTGTGCATCAGAACCTGAAATATCTAAAGTACCAGTGATGGTTGATTCTTCTAAATGGGAAGTAATTGAAGCTGGATTAAAGTGTATTCAAGGTAAGGGGATAGTTAATTCAATCTCTTTAAAGGAAGGCAAAGAAAAGTTTGTACATCAAGCCAAGTTAATACGTCGTTATGGTGCTGCAGTGATCGTTATGGCTTTTGATGAAGTTGGCCAAGCGG
The Aliivibrio fischeri ATCC 7744 = JCM 18803 = DSM 507 DNA segment above includes these coding regions:
- a CDS encoding cation:proton antiporter, translating into MSVYNTLCFLAAAAMLIAFFNSKIGKMQTTIAITAGSMMLSLGIIIAGQNDWFNLREVATETLTDINFEDFLLKGILGFLLFAGGLGIKLQNLKDQKWEITVLALGATLFSTFFIGFVLWAICNVIGVNLELIYCLLFGALISPTDPIAVLAIVKKMNAPQRISTQIEGESLFNDGFGLVIFVTLFTIAFGHETPTVGSVTALFFQEAIGGIAYGFILGLVFHYLISSTNDHSMELLLTIGIPTAGYALAEVLHVSGPLAMVVSGIMIGNWTRFIGFSKESEDHLDHFWELVDEFLNGVLFLLIGMSMLLFQFHQEDWILMAISIPLVLTSRYLSVFISYIGFNRFRTYNPLSVRILTWGGLRGGLALAMALAIPAGIMVIPEKNIDVREIILVMTYSVVVFSILVQGSTITPMIDKAKKLEKEM